In one window of Leifsonia sp. NPDC080035 DNA:
- a CDS encoding alpha/beta fold hydrolase → MTFRQIELAGGHTVGMSGIGDPVADHLAVLFHPTPGASAFDPEPRVTDRSGLHIIGFDRPGYGSSAPWDVSVDAWVDAVARYLRAMERSADLSTATRYGKISAIGWREGAVYAAELASRHPDLLHRLVLISPLAPQNAARAEHPPIDAPAPGWAASPAGYDDRLRRMLDDAGRQGGLGVTADRRAFAAPGLSAPHVDADALIVYGSGDGDATVHDADWYAVGLPNATVERVDGGPDLIARHWERILRFLAE, encoded by the coding sequence ATGACGTTCCGGCAGATCGAGCTGGCCGGCGGCCACACCGTCGGCATGAGCGGCATCGGCGATCCGGTCGCCGACCACCTGGCCGTGCTGTTCCATCCCACCCCCGGCGCATCCGCCTTCGACCCGGAGCCGCGGGTGACCGACCGGTCCGGGCTGCACATCATCGGCTTCGACCGGCCCGGATACGGATCGTCCGCACCGTGGGACGTGTCCGTCGACGCCTGGGTGGATGCGGTCGCGCGCTACCTGCGGGCGATGGAGCGCAGCGCCGACCTGTCCACCGCCACCCGCTACGGGAAGATCAGCGCGATCGGCTGGCGCGAGGGGGCCGTCTACGCCGCTGAGCTCGCCTCGCGGCACCCCGACCTGCTGCACCGGCTGGTGCTGATCAGCCCGCTGGCGCCGCAGAACGCGGCGCGCGCCGAGCATCCCCCGATCGACGCGCCGGCACCCGGCTGGGCGGCGAGCCCCGCCGGGTACGACGACCGGCTGCGGAGGATGCTCGACGACGCCGGGCGCCAGGGCGGGCTCGGTGTCACGGCCGACCGCCGGGCGTTCGCCGCGCCCGGACTCTCGGCGCCGCACGTGGATGCCGATGCGCTGATCGTCTACGGCTCCGGCGACGGCGACGCGACCGTCCACGACGCCGACTGGTACGCCGTCGGCCTGCCGAACGCGACCGTGGAGCGGGTGGACGGCGGCCCCGACCTGATCGCGCGGCACTGGGAGCGCATCCTGCGTTTCCTCGCCGAGTAG
- a CDS encoding SDR family oxidoreductase codes for MKIVVIGGTGLIGRRLVELLRERGVDAVPASPSSGVDSVTGVGLAEVLVGADVVVDIPNSPSFEDAAVLDFFERSTGNLVAAEKEAGVGHHVVLSIVGADRLPDIGYMRAKVAQERIVTGSGLPYTVVRATQFFEFVPALTDGATRDDTATLSDVLMQPIAAADVSAALAEIAVTAPANAIVELAGPERLRLDDLARRILAARGDARTVVTDPAAGYFGGTVDDTSLIPGQDPRIAEQRIAETGFSTWLEEGR; via the coding sequence ATGAAGATCGTCGTCATCGGAGGCACCGGGCTCATCGGCCGCCGCCTGGTCGAGCTGCTGCGCGAGCGCGGGGTGGACGCGGTGCCCGCGTCGCCGTCCAGCGGCGTGGACTCGGTCACCGGCGTCGGACTCGCCGAGGTGCTCGTCGGCGCGGACGTGGTCGTCGACATCCCCAACTCGCCCTCATTCGAGGACGCCGCCGTGCTCGACTTCTTCGAGCGGTCGACCGGCAACCTGGTCGCGGCCGAGAAGGAGGCGGGCGTCGGCCACCACGTCGTGCTCTCGATCGTCGGCGCCGACCGGCTGCCCGACATCGGGTACATGCGGGCCAAGGTCGCCCAGGAGCGGATCGTCACCGGTTCCGGCCTTCCGTACACCGTCGTCCGCGCCACGCAGTTCTTCGAGTTCGTGCCCGCCCTCACGGACGGCGCGACCCGGGACGACACCGCGACGCTGTCCGACGTGCTCATGCAGCCGATCGCCGCCGCGGACGTCTCCGCCGCTCTCGCCGAGATCGCCGTGACGGCGCCGGCGAACGCGATCGTCGAGCTCGCCGGCCCGGAGCGGCTGCGCCTGGACGACCTGGCCCGGCGCATCCTCGCCGCCCGCGGGGACGCCAGGACGGTCGTCACCGATCCCGCGGCCGGCTACTTCGGCGGCACCGTGGACGACACCTCGCTGATCCCGGGTCAGGACCCACGCATCGCGGAGCAGCGGATCGCCGAAACCGGTTTTTCGACCTGGCTCGAGGAGGGCCGCTAG
- a CDS encoding RNA polymerase sigma-70 factor, translating to MAEDGGGIGIIDGVDDAAATFAAVRPRLFGIAYRMMGTVADAEDLVQEAWLRWQTYDRASVREPAAFLATTVTRLAINELQSARVRRETYIGPWLPEPVDTSADPLLGAERGEALEFAVLTLLEKLSPTERAAYVLREAFDYPYAQIAQIIQATEASARQLVSRARKHLAEERRVREVGTSEKRRMLEAFLEAAQSGDMVELEKLFTADIISYSDGGGLARASRIPVRTRTVVAKYLRAFANRFWEGTVHIVESNGEPAAVLVRDNAVVAFVTVDATADGIRRLLWVLNPQKLARIPVPA from the coding sequence ATGGCGGAAGACGGCGGCGGGATCGGCATCATCGACGGTGTGGACGACGCGGCGGCGACCTTCGCCGCCGTGCGTCCGCGCCTGTTCGGCATCGCGTACCGCATGATGGGCACGGTGGCCGACGCCGAGGACCTGGTGCAGGAGGCGTGGCTGCGCTGGCAGACCTACGACCGCGCGAGCGTGCGCGAGCCCGCCGCCTTCCTCGCGACCACCGTGACCCGGCTCGCCATCAACGAGCTGCAGTCGGCGCGGGTGCGCCGCGAGACCTACATCGGTCCGTGGCTGCCGGAGCCGGTGGACACCAGCGCCGACCCGCTGCTCGGCGCCGAACGCGGCGAGGCGCTCGAGTTCGCGGTGCTCACCCTGCTCGAGAAGCTCTCGCCGACCGAGCGCGCCGCGTACGTGCTGCGGGAGGCGTTCGACTACCCGTACGCGCAGATCGCCCAGATCATCCAGGCGACGGAGGCCTCCGCGCGTCAGCTGGTCAGCCGCGCTCGCAAGCACCTTGCCGAGGAGCGGCGCGTGCGCGAGGTCGGAACGAGCGAGAAGCGGCGGATGCTGGAGGCGTTCCTCGAGGCCGCGCAGTCGGGCGACATGGTGGAGCTGGAGAAGCTGTTCACCGCCGACATCATCAGCTACTCGGACGGCGGCGGTCTCGCCCGCGCCTCCCGCATCCCGGTGCGCACCCGCACGGTGGTCGCGAAGTACCTGCGGGCGTTCGCGAACCGGTTCTGGGAGGGCACGGTGCACATCGTCGAGTCGAACGGCGAGCCGGCCGCGGTGCTCGTCCGCGACAACGCCGTGGTCGCGTTCGTCACGGTGGACGCCACCGCCGACGGCATCCGCCGCCTGCTCTGGGTGCTGAACCCGCAGAAGCTGGCGCGCATCCCCGTCCCCGCGTAA
- a CDS encoding NAD(P)/FAD-dependent oxidoreductase yields the protein MRRILIVGGGYAGFYTAWKLEKKLRKGEAEIVVVDPRPYMTYQPFLPEVAAGSIEARHAAISLRSHLRRARLIHGTVTRIRHAERTVTVQPRDGDPFELGYDIVVVTAGAVTRTFPIPGVIEHAIGMKHVEEAVAIRDRLLDAFDRASLLPPGAERSRLLTVTFVGGGFSGVEGFAELLSLATALLKSYPELRFSDLSFHLVEARDRILPEVTDEPGAWVVRSLVERGARIHLGAQLLSAEGGHVVLSTGEEFDAHTIVWTAGNGANPVIANNTDLPITARGSVIVRPDLRVGTADEPVPDAWAAGDDAAVPDLASGVPGALTVPNAQHAVRQGKRLAANIVASLRGERTRDYVHHSLGVVATLGLGTGIFQWRGIVITGFLAWVMHRGYHVLAIPTWERKVRVLLVWASAVVFGRDIVSLLSVQHPRRAFLGEEPDAAERATERVADRAAERTADRTAELVDAEAR from the coding sequence ATGCGTCGAATCCTCATCGTCGGCGGCGGATACGCCGGTTTCTACACGGCCTGGAAGCTGGAGAAGAAGCTCCGGAAGGGCGAGGCCGAGATCGTGGTCGTCGACCCGCGGCCGTACATGACCTATCAGCCGTTCCTCCCGGAGGTGGCGGCCGGGTCGATCGAGGCCAGGCACGCGGCGATCTCGCTGCGCAGCCACCTGCGCCGGGCGCGGCTGATCCACGGCACGGTGACGCGCATCCGGCACGCCGAGCGCACCGTCACCGTGCAGCCGCGCGACGGCGACCCGTTCGAGCTCGGCTACGACATCGTCGTGGTGACGGCGGGGGCGGTCACCCGCACCTTCCCGATCCCCGGCGTCATCGAGCACGCCATCGGCATGAAGCACGTGGAGGAGGCGGTCGCCATCCGCGACCGGCTGCTGGATGCGTTCGACCGGGCGTCGCTGCTCCCGCCGGGAGCCGAGCGCTCCCGGCTGCTGACGGTGACGTTCGTCGGCGGCGGGTTCTCGGGCGTCGAGGGCTTCGCCGAGCTGCTGTCGCTCGCGACGGCGCTGCTGAAGTCGTATCCGGAGCTGCGCTTCTCCGACCTGTCGTTCCACCTGGTGGAGGCGCGGGACCGCATCCTCCCCGAGGTCACCGACGAGCCGGGTGCGTGGGTGGTGCGCTCGCTCGTAGAGCGCGGGGCGCGCATCCACCTCGGCGCCCAGCTGCTGTCGGCGGAGGGCGGCCACGTCGTCCTCTCGACCGGTGAGGAGTTCGACGCGCACACCATCGTCTGGACCGCAGGCAACGGCGCGAACCCGGTGATCGCGAACAACACGGACCTGCCGATCACGGCGCGCGGTTCGGTGATCGTGCGGCCCGACCTGCGGGTCGGCACGGCGGATGAGCCGGTGCCGGACGCCTGGGCGGCGGGCGACGACGCGGCGGTCCCCGACCTGGCGTCGGGCGTGCCGGGCGCGCTGACCGTTCCGAACGCGCAGCACGCCGTGCGTCAGGGCAAGCGGCTGGCCGCGAACATCGTGGCGAGCCTGCGCGGCGAGCGGACCAGGGACTACGTGCACCACAGCCTCGGCGTCGTCGCGACCCTCGGCCTCGGCACGGGCATCTTCCAGTGGCGGGGCATCGTCATCACCGGCTTCCTCGCCTGGGTGATGCACCGCGGCTACCACGTGCTGGCGATCCCGACGTGGGAGCGAAAGGTGCGGGTGCTGCTGGTCTGGGCGAGCGCCGTGGTGTTCGGGCGGGACATCGTCTCGCTGCTGTCGGTGCAGCATCCACGCCGGGCGTTCCTCGGCGAGGAGCCGGATGCGGCCGAGCGTGCGACCGAGCGTGTCGCCGATCGCGCTGCCGAACGCACCGCGGATCGCACCGCCGAGCTCGTGGATGCGGAGGCCCGCTGA
- a CDS encoding cytochrome b N-terminal domain-containing protein → MPVDRRTHASLTDRFGRVASRSAAGRRLGALRAELATRRAPLHWTNMFGVVALACLLVLFVTGFILMFAYAPSSTRVTYTGPYAPLAGAEMSKALQSTLGISFELPGGMLLRQAHHWAALLLPAAIIMQLLVAFFTGAFRRPRRTSWLLLFGLLIVALIGGWSGYALPDDMLSGTGLRIVEGIVLGIPVIGTWLSWLLFGGEFPGQIIEHLYPIHIAVVPVLLVLLLAGRWREAYLHKAAQFPGEGRSETVIVGVPVWPNLAVRAGGLLAATTGALVLLAATVTIGPIWLYGPSSPGDAGAGSQPDWYTGFLDGALRLVPPGWEFEWLGRTWTLAVLVPLLVVGVFLLLVAVYPFVEEWLSGDSREHHILDRPRNVPTRTGIGVAGIVFYAALWGAASADLVATHLHIGLEVVVHSFQALVVLGPVLAFLLTRRVCLALQKKDQSILLHGYETGRIVRLPGGEYVEVHGAVDAHERYRLVGPDAAAPYAARPDGDGHLRLVDRARARASRFFFEDRLTPVPEQPGALGPADAVVAPDALEAAGALDDGGEGRSDARASSTAGAA, encoded by the coding sequence ATGCCCGTCGACCGCAGGACCCACGCCTCCCTGACCGACCGGTTCGGGCGGGTCGCGTCCCGCTCGGCCGCCGGTCGCCGGCTCGGCGCGCTGCGCGCGGAGCTCGCGACCCGGCGCGCGCCGCTGCACTGGACGAACATGTTCGGCGTGGTGGCGCTCGCCTGCCTGCTCGTGCTGTTCGTGACCGGATTCATCCTGATGTTCGCATACGCGCCGTCGAGCACGCGCGTGACCTACACCGGCCCGTACGCGCCGCTCGCCGGGGCCGAGATGTCGAAGGCGCTGCAGTCGACGCTCGGGATCTCGTTCGAGCTGCCCGGCGGGATGCTGCTGCGCCAGGCCCACCACTGGGCCGCGCTGCTGCTGCCCGCCGCGATCATCATGCAGCTGCTCGTCGCCTTCTTCACCGGAGCGTTCCGGCGTCCGCGCCGCACCTCCTGGCTGCTGCTGTTCGGGCTGCTGATCGTGGCGTTGATCGGCGGCTGGAGCGGATACGCCCTGCCGGACGACATGCTCTCCGGCACGGGCCTCCGGATCGTGGAGGGCATCGTCCTCGGCATCCCCGTGATCGGCACCTGGCTGTCGTGGCTGCTGTTCGGCGGCGAGTTCCCCGGGCAGATCATCGAGCACCTGTACCCGATCCACATCGCTGTCGTGCCGGTGCTGCTGGTGCTGCTGCTCGCCGGGCGCTGGCGCGAGGCGTACCTGCACAAGGCGGCGCAGTTCCCCGGCGAGGGACGCAGCGAGACGGTGATCGTCGGCGTCCCGGTCTGGCCGAACCTGGCCGTGCGCGCCGGCGGCCTGCTCGCGGCGACGACCGGAGCCCTCGTGCTGCTGGCCGCGACGGTCACCATCGGCCCGATCTGGCTGTACGGGCCGTCCTCCCCCGGCGACGCCGGGGCGGGCAGCCAGCCGGACTGGTACACCGGGTTCCTGGACGGGGCGCTGCGGCTGGTGCCGCCCGGCTGGGAGTTCGAGTGGCTCGGCCGCACCTGGACCCTCGCGGTGCTCGTGCCGCTGCTCGTGGTCGGCGTGTTCCTGCTGCTCGTCGCTGTCTACCCGTTCGTCGAGGAGTGGCTGAGCGGCGACTCCCGCGAGCACCACATCCTGGACCGGCCGCGCAACGTGCCGACCCGCACCGGTATCGGCGTCGCGGGGATCGTGTTCTACGCCGCGCTGTGGGGTGCGGCGAGCGCGGACCTCGTGGCGACACACCTGCACATCGGGCTCGAGGTGGTGGTGCACTCGTTCCAGGCGCTCGTGGTGCTCGGACCGGTGCTGGCGTTCCTGCTCACCCGCCGGGTGTGCCTGGCGCTGCAGAAGAAGGACCAGAGCATCCTGCTGCACGGGTACGAGACGGGACGCATCGTCCGGCTGCCTGGCGGCGAGTACGTGGAGGTGCACGGCGCGGTCGACGCCCACGAGCGCTACCGGCTCGTCGGACCCGACGCGGCCGCCCCGTACGCCGCCCGCCCGGACGGCGACGGCCACCTGCGCCTGGTCGATCGGGCGCGGGCGCGCGCCTCCCGGTTCTTCTTCGAGGACCGGCTGACCCCGGTGCCGGAGCAACCGGGAGCGCTCGGCCCGGCGGACGCAGTGGTGGCACCGGACGCACTGGAGGCGGCGGGCGCACTCGACGACGGCGGCGAAGGGCGGTCGGATGCGCGAGCGTCGTCGACGGCGGGAGCGGCGTGA
- a CDS encoding helix-turn-helix transcriptional regulator, translating to MGEYQTATLDRVFGAISDPTRREILSRLAAGDERVTDVASNFTISLNSVSKHVRVLEQAGLVTRTVQGRNHVLSLNADPMAEAAAWIDHYRAFWTDRLAALDRFVTGSGTGPGAVTDADTSPEDAR from the coding sequence ATGGGTGAATATCAAACAGCCACACTCGACCGCGTCTTCGGCGCCATCTCCGATCCGACCCGGCGGGAGATCCTGAGCCGGCTCGCCGCCGGCGACGAACGCGTCACCGACGTCGCGAGCAACTTCACGATCTCGCTCAACTCCGTCTCCAAGCACGTGCGCGTGCTCGAGCAGGCCGGCCTCGTGACCCGCACCGTCCAGGGCCGCAACCACGTTCTCTCGCTCAACGCCGATCCCATGGCCGAGGCGGCCGCGTGGATCGACCACTACCGCGCCTTCTGGACCGACCGCCTCGCCGCCCTCGACCGCTTCGTCACCGGTTCGGGCACCGGCCCGGGCGCCGTCACGGACGCCGACACGTCGCCGGAGGACGCCCGATGA
- a CDS encoding SRPBCC domain-containing protein, which produces MTAPLVVSRLIAAAPEPLFDAWLDPEALAVWMRPGPTTHSDVTADPRVGGEFRIIMHTLEAPIVHRGTYLTIDRPRRLAFTWRSPVTEDEDTLVTVDFEPRASGTEVVITHERLPHQAAVDAHGDGWTDCLTGLAAYAAQPITKGH; this is translated from the coding sequence ATGACCGCCCCGCTCGTCGTCTCCCGCCTCATCGCCGCCGCCCCCGAGCCGCTCTTCGACGCCTGGCTCGACCCGGAGGCCCTGGCCGTGTGGATGCGTCCCGGCCCCACCACGCACTCCGACGTGACCGCCGACCCCCGCGTCGGCGGCGAGTTCCGCATCATCATGCACACGCTGGAGGCGCCCATCGTGCACCGCGGGACCTACCTGACCATCGACCGGCCGCGCCGCCTCGCCTTCACCTGGCGCTCCCCCGTCACCGAGGACGAGGACACGCTCGTCACCGTCGACTTCGAGCCGCGCGCATCCGGCACCGAGGTGGTCATCACCCATGAGCGCCTGCCGCACCAGGCGGCGGTCGATGCGCACGGCGACGGCTGGACGGATTGCCTGACCGGCCTCGCCGCCTACGCCGCGCAACCCATCACGAAAGGACACTGA
- a CDS encoding SRPBCC domain-containing protein, which translates to MVDILHQVGVKDASADEAYRALTTLDGLSGWWTENTSGDPSLDGVIQFRFEPGDIDMKVVALDPGSHVRWEVVDGPAEWIGTHVDFAIEPDGDYTLVRFIHEGWAEPVPFMHHCSTKWGVFLMSLKSLLETGAGAPAPRDQKIDAWN; encoded by the coding sequence ATGGTCGACATCCTGCATCAGGTGGGCGTCAAGGACGCCTCCGCCGACGAGGCCTACCGCGCCCTCACCACCCTCGACGGCCTCTCAGGCTGGTGGACCGAGAACACCTCTGGCGACCCGTCGCTGGACGGCGTCATCCAGTTCCGCTTCGAGCCGGGCGACATCGACATGAAGGTCGTCGCGCTCGACCCCGGCTCCCACGTCCGCTGGGAGGTGGTCGACGGACCCGCCGAGTGGATCGGCACCCACGTCGACTTCGCCATCGAGCCGGACGGCGACTACACCCTCGTCCGCTTCATCCACGAGGGATGGGCGGAGCCGGTCCCCTTCATGCACCACTGCAGCACCAAGTGGGGCGTCTTCCTGATGAGTCTCAAGTCCCTCCTGGAGACCGGGGCGGGCGCACCGGCCCCGCGCGATCAGAAGATCGACGCCTGGAACTGA
- a CDS encoding histidine phosphatase family protein — protein MTTTERTLLLLRHAKSDWSGSLADLDRPLAERGRAQAPLAGRWLASRADSIDLAIVSPARRARETWELASAELPTVPPARLDDRVYAASTDQLLDVLGDVPDDVRTVVLVGHNPGMEQLASLLAGDAVVMRTAGIAEFGVTGGWSELGSGSAVLRGAGRSDGSSLC, from the coding sequence GTGACGACGACAGAGCGCACCCTCCTTCTCCTGCGGCACGCCAAGTCGGACTGGTCGGGGTCCCTCGCGGACCTCGACCGGCCGCTGGCCGAGCGCGGCCGCGCTCAGGCTCCGCTCGCCGGGCGCTGGCTCGCGAGCCGCGCGGACTCGATCGACCTGGCCATCGTCTCCCCGGCGCGCCGCGCACGCGAGACGTGGGAGCTCGCGTCCGCGGAACTCCCCACCGTTCCTCCCGCACGACTCGACGACCGCGTGTACGCGGCATCCACCGACCAGCTCCTTGACGTCCTCGGCGACGTGCCGGACGACGTCCGCACCGTGGTCCTGGTCGGCCACAATCCAGGGATGGAGCAGCTGGCCTCCCTCCTCGCCGGCGACGCCGTCGTCATGCGCACCGCGGGCATCGCCGAGTTCGGCGTGACGGGAGGATGGTCCGAGCTCGGCTCCGGGTCGGCGGTGCTCCGTGGGGCGGGACGGTCGGACGGCAGCTCGCTCTGCTGA
- a CDS encoding nuclease-related domain-containing protein: MGDVPAEAVTTAGTRTDFAGINALSSRPAGYAVALKCLEVQHAAEQQNPSLRTEERVILHGDAWPWYRGALGEIAVGALLQELGPEWFVRHSVPIGAGTKDVDHLVIGPGGVFAINTKHHAGAAVWVGDRVLRVNGANKPYLSAAHRDGADVGRRLSVKSGFPVPVTSVIALVGVSSLKDSRSPRDRSIAVVDAHSLVAWLTAQSTPLAATKRELIKLAAEEPGTWHVDPRAADTLRVMQRFERLVARVGLPESGANANTPAPRKKRRPPARRTSQPRPTRRAILLHVLRLWAVATAVLVGILILRGIANQPCTSPTGCIIPSMYAAWKPLLMLIGVAVGGSTIVGTVLGLMRAAAMAFTRR, translated from the coding sequence ATGGGGGATGTTCCGGCCGAAGCGGTCACGACCGCAGGTACGCGCACAGACTTCGCGGGCATCAACGCGCTGTCGTCGCGCCCTGCCGGCTACGCGGTGGCCCTCAAGTGCCTCGAAGTGCAGCATGCTGCAGAGCAGCAGAACCCTTCCCTCCGGACCGAGGAACGTGTGATCCTCCACGGCGACGCGTGGCCGTGGTACCGAGGCGCGCTTGGTGAGATCGCGGTCGGTGCCCTGTTGCAGGAACTCGGACCGGAGTGGTTCGTCCGGCACTCGGTCCCGATCGGCGCCGGGACGAAGGATGTCGATCACCTTGTCATCGGACCGGGCGGCGTCTTCGCCATCAATACCAAGCACCATGCCGGCGCCGCCGTGTGGGTTGGCGATCGCGTCCTGCGTGTGAACGGCGCGAACAAGCCGTATCTGTCAGCGGCCCACCGCGACGGCGCCGACGTCGGTCGCCGGCTCTCGGTGAAGTCGGGCTTCCCGGTGCCGGTCACCTCCGTCATCGCGCTCGTCGGAGTCTCATCGCTGAAGGACTCACGGTCGCCGCGCGATCGATCGATCGCGGTTGTGGATGCGCACTCTCTGGTCGCATGGCTGACGGCGCAGTCCACGCCTCTCGCTGCCACCAAACGTGAACTCATCAAACTGGCCGCAGAGGAGCCGGGGACCTGGCACGTCGATCCGAGAGCGGCCGACACCCTCAGGGTCATGCAGCGATTCGAGCGCCTCGTCGCGAGGGTCGGGCTCCCTGAGTCCGGCGCGAACGCGAACACACCGGCACCGCGCAAGAAGCGACGCCCGCCAGCCCGTCGGACCAGCCAGCCCCGGCCAACGCGGCGCGCGATTCTGCTGCACGTCCTTCGCTTGTGGGCCGTCGCAACCGCGGTCCTGGTGGGTATTCTCATCCTGCGTGGGATCGCGAACCAGCCGTGCACATCGCCGACGGGATGCATCATCCCGTCGATGTATGCAGCCTGGAAGCCACTGCTCATGCTGATCGGAGTCGCCGTGGGCGGAAGCACAATCGTGGGGACGGTCCTCGGGCTGATGCGGGCCGCCGCCATGGCGTTCACGAGACGGTGA
- a CDS encoding AAA family ATPase, with amino-acid sequence MSSPEIPTPSVQKDDVDTQLASIIVPNGRGDQALRDAAALFVDNGLRRGESVFVPGRAIWTSTNVAELMARFVGRPDVEGDDFIDKLAIQLDGASDDVKLLMAELVTWQLLPIWRRTIGETRKRKRIEAVLGLMEHPVTIPEVVLAALPTGAFNPGRWMGGQLFGAMSIIIHTLNLWVGLASERKLALLDDPLLLRDFIRDEVQGPSSPTQRNALLYLIRPDYFQSIVAVDQKLAIRDAFVGEVGGEQGDIDVDLNRITRALQVKAGRAVDFYDDTYARVWRRGDETDTADAMADSELPLDKATFPAATEELAARVFIGIDWLDRTLAVLRRRKQIIFYGPPGTGKTYLARALADHIAGGDGGVRLVQFHPSYSYEDFFEGLRPATQDGALVYTLQAGPMKRIADEAAKNPELNYVLVIDEINRGNLAKIFGELYFLLEYRDERVSLLYEPDTTFTLPANVYIIGTMNTSDRSIALMDAAMRRRFAFLELHPGEAPVAQVLPAWLDANDLPAEIGELFALLNERIDDREFRVGPSYLMASDRDLGSARLQEIWTYELLPLLAEHHYGDGTDIAGRYGLEALRAELQKRTA; translated from the coding sequence ATGAGCTCTCCCGAGATCCCGACCCCCTCAGTCCAGAAGGATGACGTCGACACGCAGCTTGCGTCGATCATCGTTCCCAACGGGCGAGGCGACCAGGCGCTGCGGGACGCCGCGGCACTCTTCGTTGACAACGGTCTCAGACGCGGTGAGTCGGTCTTCGTTCCCGGGCGCGCGATCTGGACGTCGACGAACGTCGCCGAGCTGATGGCTCGATTCGTGGGGCGGCCGGACGTGGAGGGCGATGACTTCATCGACAAGCTTGCGATCCAGCTGGACGGAGCGTCCGACGACGTGAAGCTGCTGATGGCCGAGCTCGTCACGTGGCAGCTGCTTCCCATCTGGAGGCGCACCATCGGCGAAACGAGGAAGCGAAAGCGGATCGAGGCGGTGCTCGGACTGATGGAGCACCCGGTCACCATTCCTGAAGTCGTACTGGCAGCCCTGCCGACGGGCGCCTTCAATCCGGGCCGATGGATGGGCGGCCAACTGTTCGGGGCAATGTCGATCATCATCCACACGCTGAACCTGTGGGTCGGGCTGGCTTCGGAGCGGAAACTAGCCCTCCTCGACGATCCGCTTCTCCTGCGAGACTTCATAAGGGACGAGGTGCAGGGGCCGTCTTCCCCCACGCAACGTAACGCGCTCCTGTATCTGATCCGTCCCGACTACTTCCAGTCGATCGTCGCCGTCGACCAGAAGCTCGCGATCCGAGACGCATTCGTAGGCGAGGTGGGCGGCGAGCAGGGCGATATCGACGTCGACCTCAATCGCATTACGCGCGCCCTCCAAGTGAAAGCAGGCAGGGCGGTCGACTTCTATGACGACACGTACGCGCGTGTGTGGCGTCGGGGCGACGAAACGGACACAGCCGATGCAATGGCAGATTCGGAACTACCCCTCGACAAGGCCACCTTTCCCGCGGCCACGGAAGAACTCGCGGCGCGGGTGTTCATCGGCATTGACTGGCTTGATCGCACTCTGGCCGTGTTGCGCCGTCGGAAGCAGATCATCTTCTACGGACCTCCCGGCACCGGGAAGACCTACCTCGCCCGCGCCCTGGCCGACCACATCGCCGGCGGGGATGGCGGCGTTCGGCTCGTCCAGTTCCACCCGAGCTACTCCTACGAGGACTTCTTCGAGGGCCTGCGGCCCGCCACGCAGGACGGTGCGCTCGTGTACACGCTCCAGGCGGGACCGATGAAGCGCATCGCGGACGAGGCGGCGAAGAACCCCGAGCTCAACTACGTCCTGGTCATCGACGAGATCAACCGCGGCAATCTCGCGAAGATCTTCGGAGAGCTGTATTTCTTGCTCGAGTATCGCGACGAACGCGTCAGCCTCCTCTACGAGCCGGACACCACCTTCACCCTTCCCGCGAACGTCTACATCATCGGCACGATGAACACGAGCGACCGCTCGATCGCGTTGATGGATGCCGCGATGCGCCGCCGCTTCGCCTTCCTCGAACTGCATCCCGGTGAGGCACCCGTCGCCCAGGTGCTTCCGGCGTGGCTGGATGCAAACGACCTGCCCGCTGAGATCGGCGAGCTGTTCGCACTTCTCAACGAGCGCATCGACGATCGGGAATTCCGGGTGGGCCCGAGCTACCTGATGGCGTCCGACCGCGACCTCGGGTCGGCGCGACTCCAGGAGATCTGGACGTACGAGCTGCTGCCGCTGCTCGCCGAACACCACTATGGGGACGGGACGGACATTGCGGGGCGCTACGGCTTGGAGGCGCTCCGGGCCGAGCTGCAGAAGCGCACCGCCTGA